From Pedobacter indicus, a single genomic window includes:
- a CDS encoding glycoside hydrolase family 172 protein, with protein sequence MMRNILGFTFSLLLFISCGEKSNEVSKEVSVTSELKRLLTVNELPRYMDNSIVKQISSYDRTGGNDDGFDGTYSSIREEADGSLVVFEVKGKGVIERIWTPTPTDDTLDFYFDGNAEPAFSIRYRDLFSGEVYPFVSPLSGSIVGGNYTYLPIPFENGVKIVFRGEKILFHQFQYRELDNDVPVKTFDINFQDDEKGLLESLASMWGNKESSVANFYPEFDGEIETVNTSETLEPGQSILLAEFNKGGRILGLEIDDAANFEGLSKQVDLRIIWNDEDKPAVYAPLADYFGYAFGDISMNGLLQGVKNNTVFSCFPMPYDRGAKVELVYREITEENQAPIQVNARVYNHIQARDPDTEGKFYAYWKYESPELGKPYVLLEGEGKGHYVGTVLHSQATSFTRFTEFFEGDDQTTIDGELTVHGTGSEDYFNGGWYAQPNGWVEKKGTHLHGCLDYSLPFSRTGGYRLFISDKMPFNKSIEHQIEHGPVDNNREVAYSSVAMYYADKPVVTNQIPQNEETQVLIPDTLTFYSRLMKHLTYEKNMELANDNATFHGGDEGVMNIDLREIPAGSYEILVNATSAVSGDLRVSIAGSEQGGSVATEAKKRGDDLSGARGSTDVYLGNLEVVNDQNSAKVAFRSYGEGFTFNRVMLVPVADAH encoded by the coding sequence ATGATGCGCAATATACTTGGTTTTACTTTCAGCTTGTTATTATTTATTTCTTGTGGAGAAAAAAGCAACGAAGTTTCAAAAGAGGTTTCCGTTACATCAGAGCTTAAACGCTTGCTTACAGTTAACGAACTGCCCCGGTATATGGACAATTCCATCGTTAAACAAATATCATCCTACGATCGCACCGGCGGCAATGATGACGGGTTTGATGGGACATACTCCTCTATACGAGAAGAGGCTGATGGTTCCTTGGTTGTGTTTGAAGTTAAAGGTAAGGGTGTTATAGAGCGCATATGGACACCAACTCCAACCGATGATACGTTGGATTTTTATTTTGATGGAAATGCAGAACCTGCTTTTTCAATCAGATATCGAGATCTTTTTTCCGGAGAGGTATATCCTTTTGTTTCCCCGTTAAGTGGAAGCATCGTTGGAGGAAACTATACATATTTGCCAATTCCATTTGAGAATGGCGTTAAGATTGTTTTTCGTGGTGAAAAGATACTCTTTCATCAGTTCCAATATCGTGAATTAGATAACGACGTACCTGTAAAAACTTTCGATATCAATTTTCAGGATGATGAAAAAGGATTATTAGAATCCTTGGCGTCTATGTGGGGTAATAAAGAAAGCAGCGTGGCCAATTTTTACCCTGAATTCGATGGTGAAATTGAAACGGTTAATACATCAGAAACCTTAGAGCCTGGCCAAAGCATTTTGTTGGCAGAATTTAATAAGGGTGGTAGGATCCTCGGTTTAGAGATTGATGATGCGGCCAATTTTGAAGGTTTATCGAAACAAGTAGATTTAAGGATAATATGGAACGATGAAGATAAGCCGGCAGTATATGCCCCGCTTGCCGATTATTTTGGGTACGCATTCGGGGATATATCTATGAACGGTTTACTGCAAGGGGTGAAAAACAATACTGTTTTTTCATGCTTCCCGATGCCTTATGATCGTGGCGCTAAAGTGGAATTGGTATACAGGGAAATAACGGAAGAGAATCAAGCTCCCATCCAAGTGAATGCGCGGGTATATAATCATATTCAAGCACGTGATCCTGACACCGAAGGGAAGTTCTATGCCTATTGGAAGTATGAATCTCCTGAATTAGGCAAACCCTATGTGCTCTTAGAAGGTGAGGGCAAAGGCCACTACGTGGGCACAGTTCTTCATAGTCAGGCGACTAGCTTTACACGTTTTACTGAGTTTTTCGAAGGTGATGACCAAACGACGATTGATGGCGAGTTGACGGTTCATGGAACTGGGTCTGAAGACTATTTTAATGGAGGATGGTATGCACAACCCAATGGGTGGGTTGAAAAGAAAGGGACACATTTACATGGCTGTCTTGACTACTCTTTGCCATTTAGCAGGACAGGAGGGTATCGCTTATTTATAAGTGATAAGATGCCATTTAACAAAAGCATTGAACATCAGATTGAGCACGGTCCGGTTGACAATAACCGGGAAGTAGCTTATTCTTCTGTTGCGATGTATTACGCAGACAAGCCGGTTGTGACAAACCAGATACCTCAAAATGAAGAAACGCAAGTATTGATACCCGATACTTTAACTTTCTATTCTCGCCTGATGAAACATCTGACTTACGAAAAAAACATGGAATTGGCCAATGATAATGCGACTTTCCACGGCGGTGATGAAGGTGTTATGAACATAGATTTACGTGAGATTCCCGCTGGAAGTTATGAAATCTTGGTAAATGCGACGTCTGCGGTTTCAGGAGATTTGCGGGTTTCGATTGCCGGAAGTGAGCAAGGAGGAAGTGTAGCAACTGAAGCCAAGAAACGAGGTGATGATTTGAGTGGAGCTCGGGGATCGACAGACGTTTACCTCGGAAACCTCGAAGTCGTTAACGATCAAAATTCTGCAAAAGTTGCATTTAGGTCATATGGAGAGGGCTTTACGTTTAATCGCGTAATGTTAGTTCCGGTAGCAGATGCTCATTAA
- a CDS encoding alpha/beta hydrolase family protein — MRKILLLLPVLFSILSTNAQTAIHPTVDSFSRYYSANQPDSIYLLFNSNMKEVVKLEGTKLLISQLKEQLGYIVGTREVEAPAPNVREFRISFEKPLVDMALIIQDDSISGIWQRPVERTKDDSTSVQIKDNFSVSNDYGTLYGTLTLPERKGEIPVVLLISGSGPTDRNMNQGQALKTNSFLMLAEALAKQGVASVRYDKRGVGKSSNAMRTSDLVFDDFVDDAILFIEKLKDDQRFSNVIVLGHSEGSVIGSIASTKEQPTAFISLCGPASNILELIGEQLKVNLASENLAIAHEVLDSLKMNKRVNRELPPGLNQLFNPSVQPYLISSNKYNPANVMSELAVPTLIVGGDTDIQVNVSETKRLGESAPKAEYKLIHRMNHVLKEAPADREKNLQTYYDPSLPLHPELVPTLLDFIKKVEKF; from the coding sequence ATGAGAAAAATACTTTTACTACTTCCTGTTTTATTCTCCATTTTATCGACTAATGCTCAAACTGCTATACACCCAACGGTGGATAGTTTTAGTCGTTATTATTCCGCTAATCAGCCTGATAGTATTTATCTCTTGTTTAATTCGAATATGAAGGAAGTGGTTAAACTTGAGGGAACTAAGTTGCTGATTAGTCAATTAAAAGAGCAATTGGGGTATATTGTTGGCACCCGTGAAGTTGAAGCACCTGCACCAAATGTGAGAGAATTTAGAATTAGTTTTGAGAAGCCACTGGTAGATATGGCGTTGATTATTCAGGATGATTCGATTTCGGGAATCTGGCAGCGACCGGTTGAGCGAACCAAGGATGATTCGACATCTGTTCAGATTAAAGATAATTTTTCTGTTAGTAATGATTACGGAACGCTGTATGGTACACTTACGTTGCCTGAAAGGAAAGGGGAAATTCCGGTCGTATTACTGATTTCGGGCTCTGGACCAACCGATCGGAATATGAATCAGGGTCAAGCCTTAAAAACTAATTCCTTTTTAATGTTGGCGGAAGCTTTAGCGAAACAGGGTGTCGCGTCTGTTCGCTATGATAAAAGGGGGGTCGGTAAAAGTTCAAATGCGATGAGGACTTCAGATTTGGTGTTTGATGATTTTGTAGATGATGCCATACTTTTTATCGAGAAGTTAAAGGATGACCAAAGGTTCTCAAATGTAATTGTATTGGGACATAGTGAAGGGTCGGTCATTGGGTCGATTGCCTCAACTAAGGAACAACCAACAGCATTCATTTCACTATGTGGCCCGGCGAGTAACATCCTTGAGCTAATAGGTGAACAACTAAAAGTAAACCTTGCGTCGGAAAATCTGGCAATCGCACATGAAGTTCTGGATAGTTTAAAAATGAATAAACGAGTAAATCGTGAGTTGCCTCCTGGTTTAAATCAGCTTTTTAATCCATCAGTCCAGCCATATTTAATCTCTTCCAATAAATATAATCCTGCTAACGTGATGTCTGAATTGGCTGTGCCAACCCTGATTGTCGGTGGGGACACGGATATTCAGGTAAATGTAAGTGAAACCAAACGATTGGGCGAGTCGGCACCAAAGGCTGAATATAAATTAATTCATCGGATGAATCATGTCTTGAAAGAAGCACCTGCTGATCGTGAAAAAAACCTGCAGACCTATTACGATCCTAGCCTTCCTTTGCACCCAGAACTTGTTCCCACATTGTTGGATTTTATAAAAAAGGTCGAGAAATTTTAG
- a CDS encoding response regulator produces the protein MDEKIKVGIVDDHKILTEGLNSLVEESDFARVVGVAHSAQQCRDRIAFWHPDVLLLDVSLPDLSGIDFCKELTTNYPDLKVLALTSHNEYAVVKQMLINGASGYLVKNAMSAEVLAGIKAVYGGEKFLSHEIDVLLKRQSPKTIWLTDRERELLKLVAEGYTNIEIADKIYLSPETIKGYRKNLLLKLGAKNTAVLVRMAFEQKLI, from the coding sequence ATGGATGAAAAAATTAAAGTTGGAATTGTAGATGATCATAAGATTTTGACCGAAGGGTTGAATAGTTTGGTCGAGGAATCAGATTTCGCCCGGGTTGTTGGCGTGGCGCATAGCGCACAGCAATGTCGTGACCGGATCGCATTTTGGCATCCAGATGTCTTGCTGCTTGATGTAAGTCTGCCCGATCTCAGTGGAATTGATTTTTGTAAGGAACTGACGACAAATTATCCTGACCTGAAAGTTTTGGCATTGACTAGTCATAACGAATATGCGGTTGTTAAGCAGATGTTGATAAACGGCGCGTCGGGCTATCTAGTGAAAAATGCAATGTCCGCAGAAGTGTTGGCGGGAATTAAAGCGGTATATGGAGGGGAGAAGTTTTTGAGTCATGAAATCGACGTGCTTTTAAAAAGGCAATCACCAAAAACTATTTGGCTGACCGATCGGGAAAGGGAGCTGCTGAAGCTTGTGGCCGAAGGATACACAAATATTGAAATTGCCGATAAAATTTATTTAAGTCCGGAAACCATCAAGGGTTATCGTAAAAATTTATTGCTTAAATTAGGAGCAAAAAACACAGCTGTGCTTGTCAGAATGGCATTCGAGCAGAAATTGATATAG